From Candidatus Nitricoxidivorans perseverans, the proteins below share one genomic window:
- a CDS encoding HAMP domain-containing histidine kinase — MDILFAAAIHDAKNVLNALNAALGEAGRNCPSPALDRARDMAARVSAQLVELLAIYREGQGSLRLAIDDHDVGDFLDDTLAELDAGPGGIVPACDPGPAREIGAWAFDAYQVRFVLLDALRNALRHARSAVRLSFVREPLGGVRFTVADNGPGFPESVLAGGQGAMSSASSGLGLTFARTIAERHATPDGRRGRVALENAPEGGARFSLILP; from the coding sequence ATGGACATCCTCTTCGCCGCCGCCATCCACGACGCCAAGAACGTCCTCAACGCGCTCAACGCCGCGCTCGGCGAGGCCGGCCGTAACTGCCCGTCGCCGGCGCTCGACCGGGCGCGGGACATGGCGGCCCGGGTGTCCGCGCAGCTCGTCGAGCTGCTGGCCATCTACCGGGAAGGGCAGGGCAGCCTGCGGCTCGCCATCGACGACCACGACGTGGGCGACTTTCTCGACGACACGCTGGCCGAGCTGGATGCCGGGCCCGGCGGCATCGTGCCGGCCTGCGACCCCGGCCCGGCGCGCGAAATCGGCGCCTGGGCTTTTGACGCCTACCAGGTGCGATTCGTGCTGCTCGACGCCTTGCGCAACGCCCTGCGTCACGCGCGAAGCGCGGTGCGCCTCTCCTTCGTGAGGGAGCCTTTGGGCGGCGTGCGATTCACCGTCGCCGACAACGGTCCGGGCTTCCCGGAAAGCGTGCTTGCCGGCGGGCAGGGCGCCATGTCGTCGGCGTCGAGCGGCCTGGGCCTCACCTTCGCCCGGACCATCGCCGAGCGCCACGCCACCCCCGACGGCCGCCGCGGCCGCGTCGCGCTGGAGAACGCCCCGGAAGGCGGCGCGCGGTTTTCCCTGATACTGCCCTGA
- the hisC gene encoding histidinol-phosphate transaminase — protein sequence MSRFWNPLVASLSPYVPGEQPKVDNLVKLNTNENPYGPSPRAVEAIRAATDDGLRLYPDPTARRLREAAATFFGIAPEQVFAGNGSDEVLAFAFLGLLRHAGRPLLFPDVTYSFYPVYCGLYGIEWRQVPLDDGFGIRVADYCVPNGGIIFPNPNAPTGRAIPRADIEWLLERNRDSVVVVDEAYVDFGGESAVPLIDRFPNLLVVQTLSKSRSLAGLRVGLAMGHPDLIECLVRLKDSFNSYPLDRLALAGATAALEDREHFEKTRRAVMRSRGWLAERLARLGFAVLPSAANFVFCRPPDGNAAELAQRLRENKVLVRHFKGPRTGEFLRITVGTDEQCAILVNTLEKLLS from the coding sequence ATGTCCCGATTCTGGAACCCCCTCGTCGCCTCCCTGTCGCCCTACGTTCCCGGCGAGCAACCGAAGGTCGACAACCTCGTCAAGCTCAACACCAACGAGAATCCCTACGGCCCTTCCCCGCGCGCGGTCGAGGCTATCCGCGCCGCGACCGATGACGGCCTGCGGCTCTATCCCGACCCGACGGCACGGCGCCTGCGGGAGGCTGCGGCAACCTTCTTCGGCATCGCGCCGGAGCAGGTGTTCGCCGGCAACGGCTCTGACGAGGTGCTGGCCTTCGCATTCCTCGGCCTGCTCAGGCACGCGGGCCGGCCGCTGCTGTTCCCGGACGTCACCTACAGCTTCTATCCCGTCTATTGCGGCCTGTACGGCATCGAGTGGCGGCAGGTGCCGCTCGACGACGGGTTCGGCATCCGCGTCGCCGACTACTGTGTTCCCAACGGCGGCATCATCTTCCCGAACCCGAACGCGCCCACCGGCCGGGCGATCCCGCGCGCCGACATCGAATGGCTGCTCGAGCGCAACCGGGATTCCGTGGTGGTCGTCGACGAGGCCTACGTCGATTTCGGCGGAGAGTCGGCCGTGCCGCTGATCGACCGATTCCCCAACCTGCTGGTGGTGCAGACGCTCTCCAAGTCGCGTTCGCTGGCGGGCCTTCGCGTGGGGCTGGCGATGGGCCACCCCGACCTGATCGAATGCCTCGTGCGCCTCAAGGACAGCTTCAATTCCTACCCGCTGGACCGCCTGGCGCTGGCCGGCGCCACCGCCGCGCTGGAAGACCGCGAGCACTTCGAGAAGACCCGCCGGGCTGTGATGAGGAGCCGTGGATGGCTGGCGGAACGACTCGCACGGCTGGGCTTCGCGGTGCTGCCTTCCGCCGCCAACTTCGTATTCTGCCGCCCGCCGGACGGGAACGCGGCGGAGCTTGCCCAGCGGCTGCGGGAGAACAAAGTGCTCGTCCGCCACTTCAAGGGGCCGCGCACGGGCGAATTCCTGCGCATCACCGTCGGCACCGACGAACAGTGCGCGATCCTCGTCAACACGCTCGAAAAGCTGCTCTCATGA
- a CDS encoding bifunctional aldolase/short-chain dehydrogenase: MTVNLWNDADAPEGDLAQRVYTSRLLGRDKSLVLHGGGNTSVKIREMNLVGEEEDILYIKGSGWDLETIEAGGFAPVRLAHCLKLAELESLSDPQMVNELRTHMTQASAPTPSVETILHALLPWKFVDHTHADAIVSITNTEDGAERIRELYGDKVVVVPYVMPGFDLARICALGFPLQRKPATIGMVLLNHGIFSFGDTAKEPYDRMIELVTMAEDYLKTRGAWDDEPASLAPDDSAWRFDLAALRREISKAAGSPMLVCTHANSKALAFARRADLAPISQQGTATPDHVIRTKRLPMLGRDVAAYADAYRAYFAEHAKKAGGIRTMLDPAPRVILDPEWGMATVGRSAKDAEIVADIYDHTIDVIARATRLGGFRTLAPKELFEVEYWDLEQAKLKKSGKPPAFAGEIALVTGAFSGIGRACVDSLLSRGAAVIGLDINPAIETMISRPDFLGVTCDVGDPSQIVAAIEQGARRFGGLDMLVLNAGVFPGGCRIESLADDEWRRVMAINLDANLAFLRECHPLLKLAPRRGRVVIIGSKNVPAPGPGAAAYSASKAALNQLARVAALEWGADGIRINSLHPNAVFDTGLWTPEVLESRAKHYGLTVEQYKTNNVLKVEVTSRDVAELAAEMCGPLFAKTTAAQVPVDGGNERVI, from the coding sequence ATGACCGTCAATCTCTGGAATGATGCGGACGCCCCGGAGGGCGATCTCGCGCAGCGCGTGTACACCTCCCGCCTGCTCGGCCGCGATAAGTCGCTGGTGCTGCACGGCGGCGGCAACACCTCCGTCAAGATCCGCGAGATGAATCTCGTCGGCGAGGAGGAGGACATCCTCTACATCAAGGGCAGCGGCTGGGACCTGGAGACCATCGAAGCCGGCGGCTTCGCGCCCGTGCGCCTCGCCCACTGCCTGAAGCTCGCGGAACTCGAATCGCTTTCCGACCCGCAGATGGTCAACGAGCTTCGCACCCACATGACGCAGGCTTCCGCGCCCACGCCCTCGGTCGAGACCATCCTCCACGCGCTCCTGCCGTGGAAGTTCGTCGACCACACGCACGCCGACGCAATAGTCAGCATCACCAACACGGAGGACGGCGCGGAACGCATCCGCGAACTCTACGGCGACAAGGTGGTGGTCGTGCCCTACGTGATGCCGGGCTTCGACCTCGCCCGCATCTGCGCGCTGGGTTTTCCGCTCCAGCGCAAGCCCGCCACGATCGGCATGGTGCTCCTGAACCACGGCATCTTCTCCTTTGGCGACACGGCGAAGGAACCCTACGATCGCATGATCGAGTTGGTGACGATGGCGGAGGACTACCTCAAGACGAGAGGAGCATGGGACGACGAGCCTGCGTCGCTTGCGCCCGACGATAGTGCGTGGCGTTTCGACCTCGCGGCCCTGCGCCGCGAGATATCGAAGGCCGCGGGATCGCCGATGCTCGTATGCACCCATGCGAATTCGAAGGCCCTCGCATTCGCGCGCCGCGCCGACCTCGCGCCCATCTCGCAGCAGGGCACGGCCACGCCCGACCACGTGATCCGCACCAAGCGGTTGCCGATGCTCGGTCGCGACGTCGCCGCCTACGCGGACGCCTATCGCGCCTACTTCGCCGAGCACGCGAAGAAGGCGGGCGGCATCCGCACCATGCTCGACCCCGCGCCGCGCGTGATCCTCGATCCGGAATGGGGCATGGCCACGGTGGGCCGGAGTGCGAAGGACGCCGAGATCGTGGCGGACATCTACGACCACACCATCGACGTCATCGCGCGCGCCACGAGGCTCGGCGGCTTCCGCACGCTCGCGCCCAAGGAGCTGTTCGAGGTCGAGTACTGGGATCTCGAACAGGCCAAGCTGAAGAAATCCGGCAAGCCGCCGGCGTTCGCGGGCGAGATCGCATTGGTGACCGGCGCATTCTCCGGCATCGGCCGCGCCTGCGTCGATTCGCTGCTTTCGCGCGGCGCGGCGGTGATCGGACTGGACATCAACCCGGCCATCGAAACGATGATTTCCCGCCCCGACTTCCTCGGCGTGACCTGCGACGTCGGCGATCCCTCGCAGATCGTCGCCGCCATCGAGCAGGGCGCGCGGCGCTTCGGTGGACTGGACATGCTGGTCCTCAACGCCGGCGTATTTCCCGGCGGCTGCCGCATCGAGAGCCTCGCGGACGACGAATGGCGGCGCGTCATGGCGATCAACCTCGACGCCAACCTCGCCTTCCTGCGCGAATGCCATCCGCTCTTGAAGCTTGCGCCAAGGCGGGGCCGCGTGGTCATCATTGGATCGAAGAACGTCCCCGCGCCCGGCCCCGGCGCGGCGGCCTACTCGGCCTCGAAGGCGGCGCTCAACCAGCTCGCCCGCGTGGCGGCGCTCGAATGGGGCGCGGACGGCATCCGCATCAATTCGCTGCACCCCAACGCAGTCTTCGACACCGGCCTATGGACGCCGGAAGTGCTGGAATCGCGCGCGAAGCACTACGGCCTGACGGTCGAGCAGTACAAGACCAACAACGTCCTGAAGGTCGAGGTGACCAGCCGTGACGTGGCCGAACTGGCGGCCGAGATGTGCGGCCCGCTGTTCGCCAAGACGACGGCCGCCCAGGTGCCCGTCGACGGCGGCAACGAGCGGGTGATCTGA
- a CDS encoding ATP-binding protein, protein MFPRLAAERLKSLAAQFPAVLILGARQVGKTTLAKAAFPGHAYTDLETPRLRELFAGDAAFQIRSRAGGGLILDEAQAVPQVFAALRGIIDEDRARRGSFVLLGSAQPQPVRGVSESLAGRVGILELDPLTAAEASGGPAPADWRRLWLAGGFPDAIRGDFREWHEAYLRTYIERDLPQLGIDADPLFFRRLLTMLAHQQGGLLNIAALAGSMGVTHGRISRAIDIFEQTFLLRRLPPFFRNAGKRLTKSPKTYLRDTGLLHHLLNIGSLAELDAHPVRGASWETFVIEDMLRRERLARPFSQPFFWRTAAGAEVDLLFQRGDAMSAIEIKAGVGTPRQARHMAETLPDIGATAGWIVDQGEGEEAMNAAVRRRGFGSDIGWLP, encoded by the coding sequence ATGTTCCCCCGCCTTGCCGCCGAACGCCTGAAATCCCTCGCCGCGCAGTTTCCTGCCGTGCTCATCCTCGGCGCGCGCCAGGTGGGCAAGACGACCCTGGCGAAGGCGGCATTTCCGGGACACGCCTACACCGACCTGGAAACGCCGCGGCTGCGCGAACTGTTCGCCGGGGACGCCGCGTTCCAGATTCGCTCGCGCGCCGGCGGCGGCCTGATCCTCGACGAGGCCCAGGCGGTACCGCAGGTGTTCGCCGCCCTGCGCGGCATCATCGACGAGGACCGCGCCCGCCGCGGGAGCTTCGTGCTGCTCGGCTCGGCGCAGCCGCAACCGGTGCGCGGCGTGTCGGAATCCCTGGCCGGGCGCGTAGGCATCCTGGAACTGGACCCGCTGACGGCCGCCGAGGCGTCCGGCGGGCCGGCGCCCGCGGACTGGCGGCGCCTGTGGCTCGCCGGCGGCTTTCCCGACGCGATCCGCGGCGACTTCCGGGAATGGCACGAGGCCTACCTGCGCACCTACATCGAGCGCGACCTGCCGCAACTGGGCATCGACGCCGATCCCCTGTTCTTCCGGCGGTTGCTCACCATGCTGGCCCACCAGCAGGGCGGGCTGCTCAACATCGCCGCGCTGGCCGGATCGATGGGCGTCACCCATGGGCGCATTAGCCGCGCCATCGACATCTTCGAGCAGACCTTCCTGCTGCGGCGACTGCCGCCTTTCTTCCGAAACGCGGGCAAGCGCCTGACGAAATCGCCCAAGACCTACCTGCGCGACACGGGGCTCCTGCACCACCTGCTCAACATCGGGTCACTCGCGGAACTGGATGCCCATCCGGTGCGCGGCGCAAGCTGGGAAACCTTCGTCATCGAGGACATGCTGCGCCGCGAGCGCCTCGCGCGGCCGTTTTCCCAACCCTTCTTCTGGCGCACGGCCGCCGGCGCCGAAGTCGACCTGCTGTTCCAGCGCGGCGATGCCATGAGCGCGATCGAAATCAAGGCGGGCGTCGGCACGCCCCGGCAAGCGCGCCACATGGCCGAAACCCTGCCGGACATCGGCGCGACGGCAGGATGGATCGTCGACCAGGGCGAAGGCGAGGAAGCGATGAACGCCGCCGTGCGCCGGCGCGGCTTCGGGAGCGACATCGGCTGGCTGCCGTGA